GTAAAAAGAAAGTATATCGTCTTTACAACTTCCCATGCTTCACAAACACGGGATCACAAGGCACCAAAAATTCACACAGAGCATTAAGATCAGCTCCAGAGATTCCCACGCTAATCTCTAACGTGCGTGAAAACTTTTGATAGTTTGACCACGTTTCTTGTAAAGGTTTTAGGCGTCCTCCATTATAGTCAAGAGTGTGGGGAtatgaggaaaataaatgagcGACAACAGTgttgaaattaaaaagaaaaaagagagtgacaCATCAACCAAAGTTATAGCACTAGTCCCGCATTTGTCTCTGAAACATATGAATATGGGATTTGCTGAAACTCGTCTTCACATCCAGattaaaaatcaataaagttGTCTGTAGGGGAAAATACAGCAGCGTTGTAGTTTGAGTCTGTATCTCGCTCTGTGCTGTCAAAACTCTCATTGTCTGGTACAGAAGAGGATTGGGGCCAattgtgagttttttttggaaaacacagaattctgagattaaataattctgactttaatctaagaattcAAGCTGTTTATTTACTTCAGCCCActgagtgggagtgaagtaatgtttttggtggctctgtgcgTGTGTCGGCTCTTGCTGTATGAGGCTCAAGAATTTCGACCCTGACGTGGATTTCAACAtgcaaccttctgatctggagtcaggcGCTCAACTGTTGcgccacagagtctgttacacatataggccaacagaggcttgttgcatgaatggggtgGAATCTGTCATCCCCAATTGCCttgttttttacatgtggccctaaacCTCTTCCGTAGCATGAAGCCGAATGGAACACAATAGGATGCCAACATGATGTCTGAATCATGAACCACGCAGATCATTAAGTGACAGGTTCATAAGCCAATAAATGTGGCTTTTTCTCTTATCTCCCCCCACCCagtaagtttatttatttattgaaggcTATCAGGACAGATTTCCCAACAAATAagatgtgtttcagtgtttgtaaCCAACGCAAATGCAAACTTAAGACGAAGCCTACCTACACAAGGCAAGAGCTGTGCTGAGTGCAATGGCAAAGAGGGTGTAGCATAGGGACGAACTGATCTGACACTCAGAGATCCATAAACCCTCATTGTCAAGTAAATGCTTTagaccaagtaccacctgagaaaatattgcactCTCAAAGTAACATAAAAATAcagtagggctgcaaataacgattattttcataatcaattaatctgtacacatttggtccataaaatgtccgaaaatgtagatcagtgtgtgGAAATTACGacgttcttgaatgtcttgtttttgctaacaagccaaaatgattcagttttaatggtttctttgttatatatggagcaaagaaaccagacgtattcacatttaagaagatgaagaatGAGAAAACCTTctcaattatcaaaacagttggcgattaattaaaagtaatcaaataaaaatcGAGGAATGGAATAATCGTTGCGGCCctagactgctgcaggacgtcTTCTGTGAACACAGCAGTCTAACAGGTCTTTGTGCAGAGACGGCTGCCGTCACAACATGCGTTTGTCACGAGTATTAAATGCGTAAGTATCAACCTAGCGTCATATCAAAAGGTATAACACTGAGACTGTGACATAAGAAACAACAGATGCGAgcaaatgtgagagtgaactTGTTCTTCCCGCTGTTCTGACAGAGTTGACGCATACACAGTAGAGGAGCAGTGAGTGAGGAGGAAACAGAAAACCCTGGAGATTGGAATTTGATGATTTTTGGATGATGTTGGAGAGAGATGTCAGGCGCTTCAGTCGTTGATCAGAGCCAAGATCATGCTGGGAAAACAAGGTGGGaaagaaatgtgttaaaatacaCACCTGAGCGTGACAGAAGCACAATATTACTGTTTTCAGATATGAACAGTGCAGTGGAGAATGCGAAGAGAACTGGGTCCAATCATTATCTGAATGCAGCAGGGTCATTTTCTTGTTCACTAAATTCACACACAGCAATAAGAAGCAACGTGGAGTGGAGTGTCTTGCCAAATGatacattggcatgtagactagggGAGTctggaatcaaacccacaaccttggaGTTAATagacaacttgctctaccaccGAGCTCTGTGGAGCAACACAGGAAATGCACTGTGGATTATCTGAAGTGTACATGAACATAATCCAGAGATTAGACTCAGGAACTGGCAGGAGAACATCCAGAGAACATCTAAAAGACTTTGCTGGACATTTTCACAGACACAGCCTCTGGAGAACGTTCTGACCTGAGCAAGTAGTATATGATGTAAAAAGGAAGCAGGTGTTTTCTTCTACAGGTGTTTGTTTAATACTACCTAAGGGTGAAAAGTAGTGAAAAGCagggatttcttttatttgactGCTTTTCAAACCTGTAATGAAGTCTACATTTTCTGTAGATTGTCCAGAGGGGCTGAATGTGAGGATGTACGTCTCTGCAAAGGTGTTCAAAACATTCTCTGGAGATTCACGTGTTGGCTCCCTAGTCAAATCTCCTGGtgttataaatgtatttgataCAGACAATTCCTCACTGGACCCAGTTTGCCAGACATTGTCCAGCGTTTGTGAAAATGGCATCAGTGATTACAGGACTTTCTGTTCACAACTAACAAGAGCAAATATGGAAACGAGaacagcagcattttcaaacttCTTAATTTTATGTGCTCCAACTGGAAGGCATGCTGGAGCAAACATAATCTGACGTGCTATCCCCTATAAGATATACGTAATTACATTAAACAGTGTGATGCACTTCTTGGCTTTatattttgaacttgaacaGGCTTTGAAGGTTCAAACAaattacagattaaaaaaaaagtgatgaaacaCAGTAGCATGGATGTTTGCATCCGATGTGGTTGCTCTCACCTGTACAGATAAATGAAAAAGCAGAGCAGGTGGTAACCCAGTTTGATCATGGCCTCCTTCATGTGGGACTTGAGCTGACCACGGTTGTGGATCTCAGTCGGGTCAAACACGCCCATGTTTCCCATCGGAACCTTCAAGTGCCTGCAGGGACGAGAACAGAGAGCGTGAACCCGGGAGCCTATAACGCGGTTTTAGACTTAAGTCTGTTTTGTTAGAGAAAACACACCTGTAAATGTTCCAGGCTGCTACAGGCAGgttgaggaggaagatgaaCCAGTGCATGGAGACTAACATGAGCACAGTGGAGAGACACTGGCCTATCATCTCTGGGATTAcccactggggaaaaaaaaaatcacaatcagAAATAATTTATCACAATATACGAATACACAAAACACAGCCTGATCAAAcaattaatatactgtatatttatatatttttttgtctttggttgCTCCCTCTCTAGtggccacagtggatcatctgcctccatcttgtcctttcccttgtgtccttttctgttacaccaactgtcctcttCCTCAATGTCCTCTGTCCAATACTGTATAAtgactatccctcctctgcacgtgaccaaaccatctcaactgTGACTCTCTCCAAACTGTAACCTGAGCTATCCTTCATgcatgctcatttctaatcctgtccatcctggtcactcccaatgaaaatctcagcatcttcagctctgccacctccagctccgcctcctgtccTTTGGACAGTGCTACTGTCTCCAAGTCATACATCAAAGTAGGTCTCACTACTGTTAAGAAGACACTTTCACGTTTGCTGCTTTTGATCTCTATCGAATAAATTTAAACACAGACGTTGCATTGTATGTAAGATAATAGATCAGTGATATCCTTTTTGAGCAACTGTAACTTCCTGAGAAGACTTTGCCTTTGTTCTGCCACAACATTTAAACTGATAGTTGactggtgagtgtgtgacttaCTTTGTTCAGCTTGGAGCAGCACGCTCTGGCGTTGATGTAGTCACATTCTAGATCAGATAGGGTGATAATCTGAGCTTCAAGTCAAGgtaataaacacagacacatgataACAATGAGTGCACACACATTCGGTTCCTACACACTGGAGTGAGTGTGACACCGTTTGgcccacacatcacacacagacaggtgcgtgtgtgtgtgtgtatgcttccATACCTTTGACTAAAATGGTTGAGAAGGAACTCTATAcgacaattaaattaaaactaagAGTAAACGATGTAAGTCTCATAATATTAACAATCAGAATGCAAGAGGCTGATGAGCAGCTGTAAAAGATAAATGCATGTGTTGGCTCACACACATGGGATGATATAAAACATTTACTGTCACAATTATCATaccaaaaacattttataaattattattgGAATTATTGTAAAAATATGCAACACCTTCAGTCAGGGGCAGTCggtatcagtccaatactggtcaaaatcaccaGGTTGGATATCGTGAAGATGAAAATGTGAATTCTGTCACAATCCAAACatccaaaaaaattaaataaaaatctacagcagcattttagctgagtcatgttgtgggctgtttatttcttctttatgggcgaagaatatttgttttttaaatagctCAAAATGGTTAGCATGTTATGTTagcaatgtaacaaaaacatgtcagatTTTTTTGCTTCCAAGTAAAATATTTAGAAACCAGTACGAACTTCTTAAta
The sequence above is a segment of the Solea solea chromosome 13, fSolSol10.1, whole genome shotgun sequence genome. Coding sequences within it:
- the cnih4 gene encoding protein cornichon homolog 4 isoform X2 — protein: MIGQCLSTVLMLVSMHWFIFLLNLPVAAWNIYRHLKVPMGNMGVFDPTEIHNRGQLKSHMKEAMIKLGYHLLCFFIYLYSMILALIND
- the cnih4 gene encoding protein cornichon homolog 4 isoform X1, with amino-acid sequence MEAAVFILSLVDCCALIFLSVYFIITLSDLECDYINARACCSKLNKWVIPEMIGQCLSTVLMLVSMHWFIFLLNLPVAAWNIYRHLKVPMGNMGVFDPTEIHNRGQLKSHMKEAMIKLGYHLLCFFIYLYSMILALIND